A portion of the Pseudomonas protegens CHA0 genome contains these proteins:
- a CDS encoding bifunctional transcriptional activator/DNA repair enzyme AdaA, producing the protein MENAPLLFQLPDDDTLYQALLARDPAYEGFAFVGVKSTGVFCRLTCAARKPKRENTVFFGSIKGCVEAGFRACLRCRPLERAGVQEPWVQTLLEQLGRDPERRWYEDDLVAQGLDPSTVRRAFKRYFGVTFLEMARLRRMGQGMQQLASGEPVIEAQISAGFDSDSGFRHAFSRLAGQPPSNLRGRELLKVDWLQTPIGVMLAVADAQVLHLLEFFDRPALANELQNLQKSSGSSIGFGRFAPIDQIEAELQRYFAGEAVHFATPLAMSASPFTRTVWQALRAIPLGTTCSYAEVARQVGSPSAVRAVARANAANQISIVIACHRVIGADGSLTGYGGGLWRKRWLLEHERRLHHLQGASASGL; encoded by the coding sequence ATGGAAAATGCCCCTCTGCTGTTCCAGCTTCCCGATGACGACACCCTGTACCAGGCGCTGCTGGCACGGGACCCGGCCTATGAAGGCTTTGCCTTTGTCGGGGTGAAGAGCACCGGCGTGTTCTGCCGCCTGACCTGCGCTGCACGCAAGCCCAAGCGCGAGAACACGGTGTTCTTCGGCTCCATCAAGGGTTGTGTCGAAGCAGGGTTCCGCGCCTGCCTGCGCTGTCGTCCGCTGGAGCGGGCCGGGGTCCAGGAGCCCTGGGTGCAGACCTTGCTCGAGCAGTTGGGCCGCGACCCGGAACGCCGTTGGTACGAGGACGACCTGGTCGCCCAGGGGCTGGACCCATCCACCGTGCGCCGTGCGTTCAAGCGCTATTTCGGCGTCACCTTCCTGGAAATGGCGCGCCTGCGTCGCATGGGCCAGGGCATGCAGCAACTGGCCTCGGGAGAGCCGGTGATCGAGGCGCAGATCAGCGCCGGCTTCGACTCCGACAGCGGCTTTCGCCACGCCTTCAGCCGCCTGGCGGGCCAGCCGCCGTCCAACTTGCGGGGGCGGGAACTGCTCAAGGTCGATTGGTTGCAGACCCCGATCGGCGTGATGCTGGCGGTGGCCGACGCCCAGGTCCTGCATCTGCTGGAATTCTTCGACCGCCCGGCACTGGCCAATGAGTTGCAGAACCTGCAGAAGAGCAGCGGTTCGAGCATAGGTTTCGGGCGTTTTGCCCCCATCGACCAGATCGAGGCCGAACTGCAGCGTTACTTCGCCGGCGAGGCGGTGCACTTCGCCACACCGCTGGCGATGAGCGCCTCGCCCTTTACCCGTACCGTCTGGCAGGCGTTGCGGGCCATTCCCCTGGGTACCACCTGCAGCTACGCCGAGGTGGCGCGGCAGGTTGGCTCGCCCTCAGCGGTGCGCGCGGTGGCCCGGGCCAATGCCGCCAACCAGATTTCCATTGTCATTGCCTGCCACCGGGTGATTGGCGCCGATGGCTCCCTGACCGGCTATGGCGGTGGTCTGTGGCGCAAGCGCTGGCTGCTGGAACATGAGCGGCGCCTGCACCACTTGCAGGGTGCATCAGCGAGCGGGCTGTAG
- a CDS encoding MFS transporter encodes MNAAQDAAAHKKARKAGIASFIGTTIEWYDFYAYGIAAALVFGKVFFPADLPPGTATLLSFLTLWAGFIARPVGGIIFGHMGDKIGRKTTLVITLIMMGLATTCIGLLPSYLQIGVWAPIALVTLRIIQGIAVGGEWGGAILIASESAPKGKGILYAAFAQQGSPAGNLLATLVFFGLSALPTPDFLLWGWRIPFLLSAVLVIIGMVIRLKLEESDDMKRLMEQKKTVKLPILEVLRDHWRLVLLGAGVLPIIHVTYFKSTFALSWATKELGYSQGSFLSVIVIALVVQFITQPLGAVLVSRMDMRKAMVLMVVPELLLMPAMFFAVETGHYWIAVLGMCLATVPHSMFYGAVGGILARAFPTRVRYSGLSISYQLCSLLVGGATPVLAQSILNGTGSIIGVAIASACYALVSLACMLALLKRIGHNAAELSTAEQADADELARQTGAQPPVDKVSRPDPVPGSELQPAR; translated from the coding sequence ATGAACGCTGCCCAGGATGCCGCTGCCCACAAGAAAGCCCGCAAGGCGGGTATCGCCTCATTCATCGGCACCACCATCGAGTGGTATGACTTCTACGCCTACGGCATCGCCGCCGCCCTGGTGTTCGGCAAGGTGTTCTTTCCCGCCGACCTGCCCCCCGGCACGGCCACCCTGCTGTCCTTCCTGACCCTGTGGGCCGGGTTCATCGCCCGCCCCGTCGGCGGCATCATCTTCGGCCACATGGGCGACAAGATCGGCCGCAAGACCACCCTGGTGATCACCCTGATCATGATGGGCCTGGCCACCACCTGCATCGGCCTGCTGCCCAGCTACCTGCAGATCGGCGTCTGGGCCCCCATTGCCCTGGTGACCCTGCGCATCATCCAGGGCATCGCGGTGGGCGGCGAATGGGGCGGGGCGATCCTCATCGCCAGCGAAAGCGCGCCCAAGGGCAAGGGCATTCTCTATGCTGCCTTCGCCCAGCAGGGTTCGCCGGCCGGCAACCTGCTGGCAACCCTGGTGTTCTTCGGCCTCAGCGCCCTGCCGACTCCGGACTTTCTGCTCTGGGGCTGGCGCATTCCGTTCCTGCTGTCGGCGGTGCTGGTGATCATCGGCATGGTCATCCGCCTCAAGCTGGAAGAGTCCGATGACATGAAGCGCCTGATGGAGCAGAAAAAGACCGTCAAGCTGCCGATTCTCGAAGTCCTGCGCGACCACTGGCGCCTGGTACTGCTGGGGGCCGGGGTGCTGCCGATCATCCACGTCACCTATTTCAAGAGCACCTTCGCCCTGTCCTGGGCCACCAAGGAGCTGGGCTACAGCCAGGGCAGCTTCCTCAGCGTGATCGTCATCGCCCTGGTGGTGCAGTTCATCACCCAGCCCCTGGGTGCGGTGCTGGTTTCACGCATGGACATGCGCAAGGCCATGGTGCTGATGGTGGTGCCCGAGCTGCTGCTGATGCCGGCGATGTTCTTCGCCGTGGAGACCGGTCACTACTGGATCGCGGTGCTGGGCATGTGCCTGGCCACGGTGCCGCACTCGATGTTCTATGGCGCGGTGGGCGGCATCCTGGCGCGGGCGTTTCCGACCCGGGTGCGCTACAGCGGACTGTCGATCTCCTATCAGCTGTGTTCACTGCTGGTGGGCGGCGCCACGCCGGTGCTGGCCCAGAGCATCCTCAATGGCACCGGCAGCATCATCGGCGTGGCCATCGCCTCGGCCTGCTACGCCCTGGTCTCGCTGGCATGCATGCTGGCCCTGCTCAAGCGCATCGGCCATAACGCCGCCGAACTGTCCACGGCGGAACAGGCGGATGCCGACGAACTGGCGCGCCAGACTGGCGCCCAGCCACCTGTGGATAAGGTTTCCCGGCCCGACCCGGTGCCCGGCAGCGAGCTACAGCCCGCTCGCTGA
- a CDS encoding LysR family transcriptional regulator has protein sequence MDLKQLRYFVAVAEELHFGRAANRLCISQPALSFDIKKLEGQLEVQLLNRNNKSVSLTNAGQVLLDEARYLLLRADQARHLTQRSAEGFAGRLSLGFVNSILHRGLPEAVKAFEQQYPETEVVLMEMNSADQTQALQRGQIDIGFVHGSTFAAGIHSEPLLAEPFLCCLPQSHSLATQARIDLAQLANDDFILFPRAVSPHYHDLIISRCVAAGFSPRIRHETRLWQTVVAMVAHEMGVALVPQTLAMLGQPGVHYGELEGSGAPSQIQAIRLEDKPSAAAESFLGLLKSLIKPAAGGR, from the coding sequence ATGGACCTCAAACAGTTGCGCTACTTCGTCGCGGTAGCCGAAGAACTGCATTTCGGGCGGGCCGCGAACCGTCTGTGCATTTCCCAGCCGGCCCTGAGTTTCGACATCAAGAAGCTTGAGGGGCAACTGGAAGTCCAACTGCTCAATCGCAACAACAAGTCGGTGAGCCTGACCAACGCCGGACAGGTTCTGCTGGACGAGGCCCGCTACCTGCTGCTGCGTGCCGACCAGGCGCGGCACCTGACCCAGCGCTCGGCAGAAGGCTTTGCCGGGCGCCTGAGCCTGGGTTTCGTCAACTCGATCCTGCACCGCGGGCTGCCCGAGGCGGTCAAGGCCTTCGAACAGCAATACCCGGAAACCGAAGTGGTGCTGATGGAAATGAACAGTGCCGACCAGACCCAGGCCCTGCAACGCGGCCAGATCGACATCGGCTTCGTCCATGGCAGCACCTTCGCCGCCGGCATCCACAGCGAACCGCTGCTGGCCGAGCCGTTCCTCTGCTGCCTGCCCCAGAGCCACTCGCTGGCCACCCAGGCGCGGATCGACCTGGCGCAACTGGCCAATGACGATTTCATCCTGTTTCCGCGGGCGGTCTCGCCGCACTACCACGACCTGATCATTTCCCGCTGCGTGGCGGCCGGGTTCAGCCCGCGCATTCGCCACGAGACGCGGCTATGGCAAACGGTGGTGGCAATGGTGGCCCACGAGATGGGCGTGGCGCTGGTGCCACAGACCCTGGCCATGCTCGGCCAGCCGGGCGTGCATTACGGCGAGCTCGAAGGCTCCGGCGCGCCTTCGCAGATCCAGGCGATACGCCTGGAGGACAAGCCTTCGGCGGCGGCCGAAAGCTTTCTCGGGCTGCTCAAGTCCCTGATCAAACCGGCCGCCGGAGGGCGCTGA
- a CDS encoding acyl-CoA dehydrogenase family protein, with product MTAEPRPIEDSLNIPDSRGINLFECDAGLAALLQVYLPSAVYQQWLPTLQHLGARAGGELDVLALSADKNPPVLQPRTRRGENLQSIAKHPDYVTLERVAFAELGLAAMSHQPGGPPPLIKYALTYLFVQAEFGLCCPVSMTDSLTRTLCKFGTPELVARYLPQLQSQDFETLFQGAMFMTEQAAGSDVSRTETRARLEDGQWRLFGEKWFCSNPDADLAMVLARPEDAPPGMAGVTLFLLPKVLPDGSRNHYRIQRLKDKLGSRSMASGEITLEGATAYLIGEVGRGFQQMADMINMSRLSNGVRAAGLMRRGLSEALYIARQRRAFGKHLIEMPLMQRQLLKMMLPAEQARSMFMQIASLLPRADGGDETARKCVRILTPLIKFRACRDARRVTGDAMEVRGGVGYIEEWSDARLVRDAHLGSIWEGTSNIVALDIARAVTREQALEPLQGYLAGLLAEADLPPASRRLFDSALLRTVTGFHAVAQQRRDEQVRQVGSVLYHLASAIFMAWEAARQGADHRRLALAHLVLVHKVLPRDPLGLEPVIDAELLVRLANESPLSQAQAMQLLPA from the coding sequence ATGACCGCCGAGCCCCGCCCCATTGAAGACAGCCTCAACATCCCCGACAGCCGCGGCATCAACCTGTTCGAGTGCGACGCCGGCCTGGCCGCGCTGCTCCAGGTCTACCTGCCCTCGGCGGTCTACCAGCAGTGGTTGCCCACCTTGCAGCACCTGGGCGCCCGGGCCGGTGGCGAGCTGGATGTGCTGGCCCTGAGCGCCGACAAGAATCCCCCGGTGCTGCAACCGCGTACCCGCCGCGGCGAGAACCTGCAAAGCATCGCCAAGCATCCGGACTACGTCACCCTGGAACGGGTGGCCTTTGCCGAACTGGGGCTGGCTGCCATGAGCCACCAGCCCGGAGGCCCGCCGCCGCTGATCAAGTACGCCCTGACCTACCTGTTCGTCCAGGCCGAGTTCGGCCTGTGCTGCCCGGTGAGCATGACCGACTCCCTGACCCGCACCCTGTGCAAGTTCGGTACGCCGGAACTGGTGGCGCGCTACCTGCCGCAGTTGCAGTCCCAGGATTTCGAGACGCTGTTCCAGGGGGCGATGTTCATGACCGAACAGGCCGCCGGTTCCGACGTTTCACGCACCGAAACTCGGGCCCGGCTGGAAGATGGCCAATGGCGCCTGTTCGGTGAGAAGTGGTTCTGCTCCAACCCGGATGCCGACCTGGCCATGGTCCTGGCGCGCCCGGAAGACGCACCACCGGGCATGGCCGGGGTGACCCTGTTCCTGTTGCCCAAGGTGCTGCCCGACGGCTCGCGCAACCACTACCGGATCCAGCGCCTGAAGGACAAGCTGGGCAGCCGCTCGATGGCCAGTGGCGAGATCACCCTGGAAGGCGCCACGGCCTACCTGATCGGTGAGGTCGGCCGCGGTTTTCAGCAGATGGCCGACATGATCAACATGTCGCGCCTGTCCAATGGCGTGCGCGCGGCGGGGCTGATGCGCCGGGGGCTGAGCGAGGCGTTGTACATCGCCCGCCAGCGCCGGGCCTTCGGCAAGCACCTGATCGAAATGCCGCTGATGCAGCGCCAGTTGCTGAAGATGATGCTGCCCGCCGAACAGGCGCGCTCGATGTTCATGCAGATCGCCAGCTTGCTGCCCCGGGCCGATGGCGGCGATGAGACGGCGCGCAAGTGCGTGCGGATCCTTACGCCGCTGATCAAGTTCCGCGCCTGCCGTGATGCCCGCCGGGTGACCGGCGATGCCATGGAAGTGCGCGGCGGGGTTGGCTATATCGAGGAGTGGAGCGATGCCCGGCTGGTGCGCGATGCGCACCTGGGGTCGATCTGGGAGGGCACCAGCAACATCGTCGCCCTGGACATTGCCCGGGCGGTGACTCGGGAGCAGGCGCTGGAGCCGTTGCAGGGCTATCTGGCCGGGCTGCTGGCCGAGGCCGATTTGCCACCGGCGAGCCGCCGGCTGTTCGATTCGGCCCTGTTGCGCACCGTGACCGGCTTCCATGCCGTGGCGCAGCAGCGCCGGGACGAGCAGGTGCGGCAGGTGGGCAGCGTTCTCTATCACCTGGCCAGCGCCATCTTCATGGCCTGGGAGGCCGCGCGCCAGGGTGCGGACCATCGGCGCCTGGCCCTGGCTCACCTGGTGCTGGTGCACAAGGTGTTGCCGCGCGATCCGTTGGGCCTTGAGCCGGTGATCGATGCCGAGCTGCTGGTGCGCCTGGCCAATGAAAGCCCGCTGTCCCAGGCCCAGGCCATGCAATTGCTGCCGGCCTGA
- a CDS encoding CaiB/BaiF CoA transferase family protein — MTFAQGALAGVKIIDLSRVLGGPYCSQALADHGADVIKLEPLSGDETRGWGPPFEGDDAAYFRGINRNKQGIAVDLSRPEGLELLMQLLEGADVLIENFKPGTLQRWGIGYQEVLSQRFPALIHCGISGFGADGPLGGLPGYDAVIQAMAGLMSVNGEGDGGPLRIGLPIVDMVTGLNALAGILLALNERQRSGLGQSLDISLYDCGVSLLHPHLPNYFAAGQTPKRTGNAHPNIAPYDSYRTAGEPIFLAVGNDRQFARLCQELGAGALLEDPRFTDNGQRSVNREALKQQLEHYLSAHDGALLAPRLIGLGVPCGSIATVDQVVAHPHTRHRGLLVELDGYRGIGSPVKLSRTPASYRTAPPSLGQDTRAVLQGLGLDESTIAALLASGVVHG; from the coding sequence ATGACGTTTGCCCAAGGCGCCCTGGCGGGCGTGAAAATCATCGATCTCAGCCGTGTGCTGGGCGGCCCCTACTGCTCCCAGGCCCTGGCCGACCACGGCGCCGACGTGATCAAGCTGGAACCTTTGAGCGGTGATGAGACCCGGGGCTGGGGGCCGCCTTTCGAAGGTGATGACGCGGCGTATTTTCGCGGCATCAACCGTAACAAGCAGGGGATCGCCGTCGACCTGTCGCGCCCCGAAGGCCTGGAACTGCTGATGCAGTTGCTGGAAGGCGCCGACGTGCTGATCGAGAACTTCAAGCCGGGCACCCTGCAGCGTTGGGGCATCGGTTACCAGGAGGTGCTGAGCCAGCGTTTTCCGGCGTTGATCCACTGCGGGATTTCCGGCTTTGGCGCCGATGGCCCGCTGGGCGGGCTACCGGGTTACGACGCGGTGATCCAGGCCATGGCCGGGCTGATGAGCGTCAACGGCGAAGGCGACGGCGGGCCGTTGCGCATCGGCCTGCCGATTGTCGATATGGTCACCGGCCTGAATGCCCTGGCGGGGATTCTCCTGGCCCTCAACGAGCGCCAGCGCAGCGGCCTCGGGCAGTCACTGGACATCTCCCTGTACGACTGCGGCGTGTCCCTGCTGCACCCGCACCTGCCGAACTACTTCGCCGCCGGCCAGACGCCCAAACGCACGGGCAACGCCCATCCCAACATTGCTCCCTACGACAGCTACCGCACCGCTGGCGAGCCGATTTTCCTGGCGGTGGGCAACGACCGCCAGTTCGCCCGGCTGTGCCAGGAACTGGGGGCCGGCGCGTTGCTGGAGGACCCGCGCTTTACCGACAACGGCCAGCGCTCGGTCAATCGCGAGGCCTTGAAGCAGCAACTGGAGCATTACCTGTCGGCACACGACGGCGCGTTGCTGGCCCCGCGGCTGATCGGCCTGGGGGTGCCTTGTGGTTCGATCGCCACCGTCGACCAGGTGGTGGCTCATCCCCACACCCGGCATCGCGGGCTGCTGGTGGAACTCGATGGCTACCGGGGCATAGGTTCGCCGGTGAAGTTGTCGCGCACGCCGGCCAGCTACCGTACGGCGCCGCCGAGCCTGGGGCAGGACACCCGGGCGGTATTGCAGGGGCTGGGCCTGGATGAATCGACCATCGCCGCACTGCTGGCCAGCGGCGTGGTGCACGGTTGA
- a CDS encoding DUF4124 domain-containing protein, translating to MHLVIACLLWISALPAGAQIYQYTDSAGNRAYSDQPPGTSYRQIETPAPNRLPSPATPAPHTPAAQPASTLLAYERLQLSGVPEHGALRANNGSFSVQVELQPSLRPGHRLRLLLDGQPYGQAGQGPELQLVNIDRGQHRLAVQVLAGDKVLQQSPAISFTLLRARRP from the coding sequence ATGCACCTCGTCATTGCTTGCCTGCTGTGGATCAGCGCATTGCCAGCCGGCGCGCAGATCTACCAGTACACCGACTCGGCCGGTAATCGCGCCTATAGCGACCAGCCGCCGGGAACCTCGTACCGGCAGATTGAAACGCCCGCGCCGAATCGCCTCCCCAGCCCGGCCACCCCGGCGCCACATACGCCGGCAGCACAACCTGCCAGCACCCTTCTGGCCTACGAACGGCTGCAACTGAGCGGCGTACCGGAGCACGGTGCCTTGCGCGCCAACAACGGCAGTTTCAGCGTGCAGGTGGAGTTGCAGCCCAGCCTGCGGCCCGGCCACCGTCTGCGCCTGCTGCTGGATGGCCAGCCCTATGGCCAGGCCGGCCAGGGGCCCGAGCTGCAACTGGTGAATATCGACCGTGGCCAGCACCGGTTGGCGGTGCAGGTGCTGGCTGGCGACAAGGTCCTGCAACAGAGCCCGGCCATCAGCTTCACTCTGCTGCGGGCCCGCCGCCCCTGA
- a CDS encoding chorismate mutase, translated as MTSRLNLCLALTCSLFATAACASDAPPALAPLLQSIGERLAIADQVALSKWDSHKAVEDRPREQQVIAGATAQAATYHLSEETVGQFFAAQIEANKLVQYARLSTWHLQGRAPDTPRQDLAGQIRPQLDQLQKRLLQQLADFSPQRTDRQCPQWLARANQASSSDPLRRLAMVRATAELCVFKG; from the coding sequence ATGACTTCGCGCCTCAACCTGTGCCTCGCCCTGACTTGCAGCCTGTTCGCCACCGCCGCCTGCGCCAGTGACGCCCCGCCCGCCCTCGCCCCGCTGCTGCAGAGCATCGGCGAACGCCTGGCGATTGCCGATCAGGTGGCCCTGAGCAAATGGGACAGCCACAAGGCCGTGGAAGACCGCCCGCGGGAACAACAGGTGATCGCCGGGGCAACCGCCCAGGCCGCAACCTATCACTTGAGCGAAGAAACGGTTGGGCAGTTCTTCGCCGCCCAGATCGAAGCCAACAAGCTGGTGCAATACGCCCGACTCTCGACCTGGCACTTGCAAGGCCGGGCACCGGACACTCCGCGCCAGGACCTGGCCGGGCAGATCCGCCCCCAACTTGATCAGTTACAAAAACGCCTGCTGCAGCAACTGGCCGACTTCAGCCCGCAGCGCACCGACCGCCAATGCCCGCAATGGCTGGCCCGGGCCAATCAGGCCAGCAGCAGCGACCCACTGCGACGACTGGCGATGGTTCGTGCCACGGCAGAGTTATGTGTGTTCAAAGGTTAA
- the glnA gene encoding glutamate--ammonia ligase codes for MSKSVQLIKDHDVKWIDLRFTDTKGTQHHVTMPARDALDEDFFEAGKMFDGSSIAGWKGIEASDMILMPDDETAVLDPFTEEPTLILVCDIIEPSSMQGYDRDPRAIAKRAEEHLKATGIGDTVFAGPEPEFFIFDQVKFKSDISGSMFKIYSEQGSWMSDQDIEGGNKGHRPGVKGGYFPVPPFDHDHEIRTSMCNALEEMGLTVEVHHHEVATAGQNEIGVKFNTLVKKADETQTLKYVVHNVADAYGRTATFMPKPLYGDNGSGMHVHMSIWKDGKNTFAGEGYAGLSDTALYFIGGIIKHGKALNGFTNPATNSYKRLVPGFEAPVMLAYSARNRSASIRIPYVSSPKARRIEARFPDPAANPYLAFAALLMAGLDGIQNKIHPGDAADKNLYDLPPEEAKEIPQVCGSLKEALEELDKGRAFLTKGGVFSDDFIDAYIALKSEEEIKVRTFVHPLEYELYYSC; via the coding sequence ATGTCGAAGTCGGTTCAACTCATCAAAGATCATGACGTCAAATGGATTGATCTGCGCTTCACTGACACCAAGGGCACTCAACATCACGTGACCATGCCGGCTCGTGATGCGCTGGATGAAGACTTCTTCGAAGCTGGCAAGATGTTCGACGGCTCCTCCATCGCTGGCTGGAAAGGCATCGAAGCCTCCGACATGATCCTGATGCCGGACGACGAAACCGCCGTACTGGACCCGTTCACCGAAGAACCGACCCTGATCCTGGTGTGCGACATCATCGAGCCTTCGAGCATGCAGGGTTACGATCGTGACCCACGTGCCATCGCCAAGCGTGCCGAAGAGCACCTGAAAGCCACCGGTATCGGCGACACCGTATTCGCCGGCCCAGAGCCAGAGTTCTTCATCTTCGACCAGGTGAAATTCAAGTCCGACATCTCCGGCTCCATGTTCAAGATCTACTCCGAACAAGGTTCCTGGATGTCCGACCAGGACATCGAAGGCGGCAACAAGGGTCACCGTCCAGGCGTCAAAGGCGGCTACTTCCCGGTTCCACCGTTCGACCACGACCACGAAATCCGTACCTCCATGTGCAACGCACTGGAAGAAATGGGCCTGACCGTTGAAGTTCACCACCACGAAGTGGCGACTGCCGGCCAGAACGAAATCGGCGTCAAGTTCAACACCCTGGTGAAGAAAGCCGACGAAACCCAGACCCTGAAATACGTCGTGCACAACGTGGCCGACGCCTACGGTCGCACCGCCACTTTCATGCCTAAGCCACTGTACGGCGACAACGGCTCGGGCATGCACGTACACATGTCCATCTGGAAAGACGGCAAGAACACCTTCGCCGGTGAAGGCTATGCCGGCCTGTCCGATACCGCTCTGTACTTCATCGGCGGCATCATCAAGCACGGTAAGGCCCTGAACGGCTTCACCAACCCGGCGACCAACTCCTACAAGCGTCTGGTGCCAGGCTTCGAAGCCCCGGTCATGCTGGCCTACTCGGCGCGCAACCGTTCCGCTTCGATCCGTATTCCTTACGTGTCGAGCCCTAAGGCCCGCCGTATCGAAGCCCGTTTCCCGGACCCGGCTGCCAACCCGTACCTGGCCTTCGCTGCCCTGCTGATGGCCGGCCTGGACGGCATCCAGAACAAGATCCACCCTGGCGACGCTGCTGACAAAAACCTGTACGACCTGCCGCCTGAAGAGGCCAAAGAGATCCCACAAGTTTGCGGCAGCCTGAAGGAAGCCCTGGAAGAGCTGGACAAAGGTCGTGCGTTCCTGACCAAAGGCGGCGTTTTCAGCGACGACTTCATCGACGCCTACATCGCCCTGAAAAGCGAAGAAGAAATCAAGGTACGTACCTTCGTACACCCACTGGAATACGAGCTGTACTACAGCTGCTGA
- the thiI gene encoding tRNA uracil 4-sulfurtransferase ThiI has translation MKLIVKVFPEITIKSRPVRTRFIRQLAKNIRAVLRDLDPAVVVNGVWDNLELETAVSEPKALKDMTERLSCMPGIAHFLQVDEYPLGDFDDIVAKCKQHFGEALPGKVFAVRCKRAGKHEFSSMDVEKYVGSQLRRQCGAAGISLKEPEIEVRMEIRDQRLFVIHSQHNGIGGYPLGALEQTLVLMSGGFDSTVAAYQIMRRGLMGHFCFFNLGGRAHELGVMEVAHYIWKKYGSSQRVLFVSVPFEEVLGEILGKVDNSHMGVILKRMMLRAASSIADRLHIDALVTGEAISQVSSQTLPNLSVIDCVTEKLVLRPLIASHKQDIIDLAVEIGTADFAKHMPEYCGVISVNPKTHAKRHRVEHEEKEFDMAVLERAIERAKLVPIDRVIDELGQDVQIEEVSEALAGQIVIDIRHPDAEEDDPLQLPGVEVKALPFYALNARFKELDPTRQYLLYCDKGVMSRLHAHHLLSEGHANVRVYRPS, from the coding sequence ATGAAACTAATCGTTAAAGTTTTCCCGGAAATCACCATCAAGAGCCGCCCGGTTCGGACGCGTTTCATCCGTCAGTTGGCGAAGAACATCCGTGCCGTGCTCCGCGACCTGGACCCGGCCGTGGTGGTCAATGGTGTGTGGGACAACCTCGAGCTGGAAACCGCCGTCAGCGAGCCCAAGGCCCTGAAGGACATGACCGAGCGCCTGAGCTGCATGCCCGGCATCGCGCATTTCCTGCAGGTCGACGAGTACCCTCTGGGCGACTTCGACGACATCGTCGCCAAGTGCAAGCAGCACTTTGGCGAAGCCCTCCCGGGGAAGGTTTTTGCCGTGCGCTGCAAGCGTGCCGGCAAGCATGAATTCAGCTCCATGGACGTGGAAAAATACGTCGGCAGCCAACTGCGTCGGCAGTGCGGCGCCGCCGGAATTTCCCTGAAAGAGCCTGAAATCGAAGTGCGGATGGAAATTCGCGACCAACGGTTGTTCGTGATCCACAGCCAGCACAACGGCATCGGCGGCTACCCGCTGGGCGCCCTGGAACAGACCCTGGTGCTGATGTCCGGCGGTTTCGATTCCACGGTGGCGGCCTACCAGATCATGCGCCGCGGCCTGATGGGGCATTTCTGCTTCTTCAACCTGGGCGGGCGTGCCCATGAACTGGGCGTGATGGAAGTCGCGCACTATATATGGAAGAAGTACGGCAGCTCCCAGCGCGTGCTGTTCGTCAGCGTGCCGTTCGAGGAAGTGCTCGGGGAAATCCTCGGCAAAGTCGACAACAGTCATATGGGCGTCATTTTGAAGCGTATGATGTTGCGTGCCGCGTCGAGCATCGCCGACCGCCTGCACATCGATGCGCTGGTGACCGGCGAGGCGATTTCCCAGGTGTCCAGCCAGACCCTGCCGAACCTGTCGGTGATCGACTGCGTGACCGAGAAACTGGTACTGCGCCCCCTGATCGCCAGCCACAAGCAGGACATCATCGACCTGGCCGTGGAGATCGGCACCGCCGACTTCGCCAAGCACATGCCGGAGTACTGCGGGGTCATCTCGGTGAACCCCAAGACCCATGCCAAGCGCCATCGCGTCGAGCATGAAGAGAAAGAATTCGATATGGCGGTGCTCGAGCGTGCGATCGAGCGGGCCAAACTGGTGCCGATCGATCGAGTGATCGACGAGTTGGGCCAGGATGTGCAGATTGAAGAAGTCAGTGAAGCGCTGGCCGGTCAGATCGTCATCGACATCCGTCACCCGGATGCCGAGGAAGATGACCCGCTGCAGCTGCCTGGCGTCGAAGTAAAAGCGCTGCCGTTCTATGCATTGAACGCCCGCTTCAAGGAACTGGACCCTACGCGCCAGTACCTGCTGTATTGCGACAAAGGCGTCATGAGTCGCCTGCATGCTCACCATCTGCTCAGTGAGGGGCATGCCAATGTGCGCGTTTATAGACCGAGCTAA